A region from the Aerosakkonema funiforme FACHB-1375 genome encodes:
- a CDS encoding TPM domain-containing protein, with amino-acid sequence MQKHNFVKRLLVSIAAFFLAASVWAQAPAAQAFDNPELLPQIQTPIIDLAKSLTDVQEQALAQDIQSFEAETGWKLRVLTQYDQTPGRAVKNYWGLDDKSVLLVADSRGGNILNFSVGDDIYKLLPRTFWIELQTRYGNLYFVREEGEDQSIIQSLNSIKTCLLKGGCNVVPGLPREQWILTLVTSIVGGVVFGFAAQPRKPGQAIAWQWALIFSPLWGILFIAFGIGPVVTRTSEWLPLFRNVAGFMIGALVAYLSPMLASPSESSSR; translated from the coding sequence ATGCAGAAGCATAATTTTGTAAAACGACTTTTGGTATCCATAGCAGCCTTCTTCCTGGCCGCAAGTGTTTGGGCCCAAGCACCGGCAGCACAGGCATTCGACAATCCAGAGTTACTGCCCCAGATTCAAACGCCAATAATTGACTTAGCGAAGTCTCTTACCGACGTTCAGGAACAAGCTCTTGCACAAGATATACAGAGTTTCGAGGCAGAAACTGGCTGGAAGCTGCGAGTTTTGACCCAATATGACCAAACTCCCGGTCGTGCTGTCAAAAACTATTGGGGATTGGATGACAAAAGCGTCTTACTGGTTGCTGATTCGCGAGGCGGCAATATCCTAAACTTCAGCGTCGGCGATGACATTTACAAGCTTTTACCTCGTACTTTCTGGATTGAACTGCAAACTCGTTACGGCAACCTGTACTTTGTCCGCGAAGAAGGCGAAGACCAATCCATCATACAATCCCTTAACTCGATCAAAACCTGTTTGCTCAAGGGCGGCTGCAACGTAGTACCGGGACTGCCCCGCGAGCAGTGGATTCTTACCCTAGTTACCTCGATTGTTGGTGGTGTTGTGTTTGGATTCGCCGCCCAACCCCGCAAACCAGGACAAGCTATAGCTTGGCAATGGGCTTTAATTTTCTCGCCATTGTGGGGGATATTGTTTATTGCCTTCGGTATTGGCCCAGTCGTCACCCGTACTTCCGAGTGGTTGCCCTTGTTCCGAAATGTGGCAGGCTTCATGATTGGTGCTTTAGTCGCCTACCTATCGCCAATGCTAGCTTCCCCTTCTGAAAGTTCCAGCCGCTAA